Proteins co-encoded in one Euleptes europaea isolate rEulEur1 chromosome 1, rEulEur1.hap1, whole genome shotgun sequence genomic window:
- the CCDC174 gene encoding coiled-coil domain-containing protein 174, whose protein sequence is MDRRKKPLDVTVASLVDLKAELFRKQEEFKKEKFQKDAGTFVKTKVTNKKPSIWTKQNKGVSDRVEKDAEQKIEEQQTLDNARHKLEEKAKLYEKMTKGDFPDEETEDLYLVDFTQKIIDKQREVRELCANEAARAAAEKENEDERLSEMEIPPPQDPTEEWVDYVDSLGRSRRCMKKDLPHLLQMDNELQGKRQVSEEKTLLSEDMRRELQRQQWEREEEEAMKRPVGPIHYEDIREHEARQLGVGYFAFARDQALRKKQMETLEMLRDQTTDQRVKREHLKEKRKAILEARLSKLRAKKRLKEGNTVENEEEEVAEPAPAEPTPKEVARSAAESRKVEVVIQERKDTKPGVPYVREWDRGKEFTFGMWSKKQSDLRNERDPEFAPPSSYYLGQKGEPEFKSQNWNKTRASYEEREHNTTESSPSPSAERDGGHSQSTWGPPSQASSSDLPKEQPVYHSLDDMLSYYKQVT, encoded by the exons ATGGATCGTAGGAAGAAGCCTCTGGATGTGACTGTTGCTTCG CTGGTAGACTTGAAAGCTGAGCTTTTCCGAAAACAAGAAGagttcaaaaaagaaaaatttcAGAAAGATGCTGGAACCTTTGTAAAAACCAAAGTGACAAACAAG AAGCCGAGCATCTGGACTAAGCAGAACAAAGGTGTTTCAGATCGAGTGGAGAAAGACGCTGAGCAGAAGATAGAAGAGCAGCAAACGTTGGATAATGCAAG ACATAAACTGGAAGAGAAAGCAAAATTGTACGAGAAGATGACAAAAGGAGACTTTCCAG ACGAAGAAACGGAGGATTTGTACCTCGTGGATTTCACTCAGAAGATAATAGACAAACAGCGAGAAGTACGAGAGCTGTGTGCAAATGAAGCTGCTAGGGCAGCAGCTGAGAAGGAGAATGAAGACGAGAGACTCTCTGAAATGGAGATTCCACCTCCACAGGATCCCACTGAAGAATG gGTTGACTATGTGGACTCCTTGGGCAGATCAAGACGTTGTATGAAGAAGGATCTGCCACATCTACTTCAAATGGATAATGAACTTCAGGGGAAGAG GCAAGTGAGCGAAGAGAAGACTCTGTTGTCTGAAGACATGAGAAGGGAACTTCAACGTCAGCAATGGGAACGAGAGGAAGAAGAGGCCATGAAGAGACCTGTGGGACCAATACATTATGAGGACATTCGTGAACATG AGGCCAGACAGCTTGGTGTTGGTTATTTTGCCTTTGCCCGTGATCAGGCTTTGAGGAAAAAGCAGATGGAAACATTAGAAATGCTCAGAGATCAG accacagaccagaGAGTGAAACGTGAGCACTTAAAGGAGAAACGCAAGGCTATTCTGGAGGCCAGGCTGTCCAAACTTCGGGCAAAAAAGCGCTTAAAAGAGGGCAACACAGTCGAAAATGAAG AGGAGGAAGTTGCTGAGCCAGCGCCTGCCGAACCCACACCCAAGGAAGTGGCAAGATCTGCTGCGGAAAGTAGGAAAGTGGAGGTTGTCATTCAGGAGCGGAAAGATACAAAACCTGGGGTGCCCTACGTTCGTGAATGGGACAGAGGCaaag AATTCACTTTTGGAATGTGGTCAAAGAAGCAGTCGGATCTCAGGAATGAACGAGACCCAGAATTTGCACCTCCTTCCAGTTATTATTTGGGTCAGAAGGGAGAGCCTGAGTTTAAAAGCCAGAATTGGAACAAAACTAGAGCCTCATATGAAGAAAGGGAACATAATACAACGGAGAGCTCGCCGTCCCCATCAGCAGAGAGGGATGGTGGCCATTCGCAGAGCACTTGGGGGCCCCCCTCGCAGGCCTCCAGCAGCGACCTGCCAAAGGAGCAGCCTGTCTACCACAGTTTAGATGATATGCTCTCCTACTACAAGCAAGTGACATGA